The Papaver somniferum cultivar HN1 chromosome 3, ASM357369v1, whole genome shotgun sequence genome includes a region encoding these proteins:
- the LOC113358537 gene encoding 60S ribosomal protein L13a-4-like: MVSGSGICAKRIVVDARHHMLGRLSSIIAKELLNGQKVVVVRCEEICLSGGLVRQKMKYLRFLRKRMNTKPSHGPIHFRAPAKILWRTIRGMIPHKTKRGAAALARFKAYEGIPPPYDKTKRMVIPDALKVLRLQPGHKYCLLGRLSSEVGWSHADTIKELEEKRKARSHVAYERKKQLNKLRLKAEKTAEGHLGAQIEILASVKY, from the exons ATGGTTTCAGGGAGTGGCATCTGCGCTAAACGAATCGTTGTTGATGCTCGTCACCATATGCTTGGAAGATTATCCTCCATTATCGCCAAAGAACTTCTCAATGGACAGAAAGTTGTAGTTGTTCGATGTGAAGAGATCTGTCTTTCTGGTGGTCTGGTTCGTCAGAAAATGAAGTATCTTCGTTTCTTGAGGAAGAGGATGAACACAAAGCCTTCTCATGGTCCTATTCATTTCAGGGCTCCTGCTAAGATCCTTTGGAGGACCATCCGTGG TATGATTCCACACAAGACCAAGCGTGGTGCTGCTGCACTTGCTCGATTTAAGGCTTATGAGGGTATCCCACCGCCCTATGACAAGACCAAGAGGATGGTTATCCCTGATGCTCTTAA ggttttgagactTCAACCTGGACACAAGTACTGCCTGTTGGGAAGACTTTCATCTGAGGTTGGATGGAGTCACGCTGATACAATCAAG GAACTTGAGGAGAAGAGAAAGGCAAGGTCCCATGTGGCGTACGAACGTAAAAAGCAATTGAACAAGTTGAGGCTCAAGGCTGAGAAGACAGCTGAAGGACATCTTGGTGCACAAATAGAGATTCTTGCGTCAGTCAAGTACTAG